Proteins encoded within one genomic window of Triticum aestivum cultivar Chinese Spring chromosome 2D, IWGSC CS RefSeq v2.1, whole genome shotgun sequence:
- the LOC123050594 gene encoding uncharacterized protein, whose translation MFTGARRSSAGSSGDQEGMGDKLDALSEELRRRPEVRILNKYAVSMAYIRIGVKNMGALALLWATVVLLGGFVSDLRRIDFWYLTIIAFIQAAGLSDALGDDRLMFFGHWVDSLMRNIISWGEKHHDKRKLPMRQWLKRQINILRLKIIDITLSMLFFPVECFAAYGPIICFVLSLLRLRKQDYGIADGEANMEPGLTLFYCLSLAQSAFSFLSMIIGAVAEEKLVEYVSQQYGFSPKVLGGYLDKTKQICLNNAASTVSWNLIAYGADLLDSQLPEDYVSGGRVLTMLIDQDTPLAITWLLNLSPIHRIQKLIGTLAWGSPAEQEMRCHAARIVEHLAGHLNLAHFPGALECISSLFDTSYHNNADQEALHSPFLTERSKQRKRRGFLNENFAGNPWEDKDGNKKDDGGKDGSFTMFTNIITAKNPRERHDAAAQYNKERSAAQKFNKERENYKGTDKDLVLLGLRILEKLAHNRHNCTLIYNTKDILSKIVAPVSSNKLEEDIKSNATWTKVIGGSLKVVSQLMGSSGSTSVKMRRLIANNSNAVTNLEAVLDMDMKSNSVIKLQIQAIDVLTQLALHHPANNSATKIRDKIIERALHIFLTTGWIEDYLKDEKMKLDNTLPTSSILTYMISVEKRAAEAHVEKRMKEAKETASRLKEKAGEALAMLSSDSEAVKSFTGCKNNEVVRLTELLNSKTSATDTTIPIEITIGCRISAAVILKHLSNYDKKPTLRMVLTELLPMQAELSSTTMPSCWERAIPCIKASRNKIGNPGNTVKDKPSNSQSHHIQQYEERRLQAELLSFVATIRANNNLDFATILMSLTPPATKEDFVVRLKNMVEDSMYATPACLAIQKLTCKMVIEFIQQHDENVEVIGRHDIVGALLEASEMMVVLESSMLFAGVDRDCHGVPLKPLSSVLAKNAEDLLAQKKQALGVNIAPATASAP comes from the exons ATGTTTACCGGAGCACGGCGGAGCAGCGCCGGATCATCTGGAGACCAGGAGGGGATGGGAGATAAGCTTGACGCTTTATCAGAGGAGCTTCGACGGCGGCCAGAAGTACGGATCCTCAACAAATATGCGGTCAGCATGGCGTACATCCGAATTGGCGTGAAAAACATGGGGGCTCTGGCGCTCTTGTGGGCCACCGTGGTCCTCCTCGGCGGCTTCGTCTCCGATCTGAGGAGGATAGATTTTTGGTATCTCACCATCATCGCATTCATCCAAGCTGCCGG GCTATCTGACGCCCTGGGAGATGATCGGTTGATGTTCTTTGGGCATTGGGTTGATTCACTTATGAGAAATATTATATCTTGGGGGGAAAAGCATCATGATAAACGCAAGTTGCCTATGAGGCAATGGCTGAAGAGACAAATAAATATACTCCGGTTAAAAATAATAGACATCACTCTGTCTATGCTATTTTTCCCAGTGGAGTGCTTCGCTGCTTATGGGCCAATTATCTGCTTTGTGCTATCGCTGCTTCGTCTGCGAAAGCAAGACTATGGCATCGCCGACGGAGAAGCAAATATGGAGCCAGGGCTGACTTTATTCTACTGCTTATCTCTTGCTCAGAGCGCATTCTCCTTTCTGAGTATGATTATTGGAGCTGTTGCTGAGGAGAAGTTGGTGGAGTATGTTAGCCAACAATATGGTTTCAGCCCTAAAGTACTTGGTGGATACTTGGACAAAACCAAGCAGATTTGTCTAAACAACGCCGCGTCCACAGTGAGCTGGAATTTGATCGCATATGGTGCTGACTTGCTTGATTCCCAATTACCGGAGGACTATGTGTCTGGAGGAAGGGTACTAACTATGCTGATTGATCAAGATACACCGTTAGCGATAACCTGGCTGCTGAATTTGTCACCGATACACAGAATTCAGAAGCTGATCGGGACCCTTGCTTGGGGAAGCCCAGCTGAGCAAGAGATGAGATGTCATGCAGCGAGGATTGTGGAGCATCTAGCTGGTCACCTCAACCTTGCTCACTTTCCAGGAGCATTGGAATGCATATCCTCCCTCTTTGACACTTCCTATCATAACAATGCTGATCAAGAAGCCCTCCATTCGCCTTTTCTAACTGAGCGTAGCAAGCAGAGGAAAAGGAGAGGTTTCCTGAACGAAAATTTTGCTGGTAACCCGTGGGAAGATAAAGATGGTAACAAGAAGGATGACGGGGGTAAAGATGGTAGCTTCACCATGTTCACAAACATTATCACTGCCAAAAATCCGCGCGAAAGACACGATGCTGCCGCGCAATACAACAAGGAGAGGTCTGCCGCACAGAAATTcaacaaggagagggagaattatAAAGGAACTGATAAGGATCTGGTTTTGCTAGGCTTGAGAATTCTAGAGAAGCTGGCTCACAACAGACACAACTGCACACTGATATACAACACCAAGGATATTCTTTCAAAAATAGTCGCACCTGTCAGTTCCAACAAATTAGAAGAAGACATCAAGAGCAACGCTACATGGACCAAGGTAATAGGCGGGTCACTGAAGGTGGTGAGCCAGCTCATGGGTTCTTCAGGAAGCACCAGCGTAAAGATGCGCAGACTGATTGCGAACAATAGTAATGCAGTAACAAACTTGGAGGCCGTACTAGATATGGATATGAAGAGCAACAGTGTTATCAAGCTACAGATACAAGCTATAGATGTTCTTACACAACTAGCCTTGCATCATCCAGCAAATAATTCTGCTACAAAGATAAGGGACAAAATTATTGAGAGGGCGCTGCACATCTTCCTTACTACAGGTTGGATAGAAGATTATTTGAAAGATGAGAAAATGAAGCTGGATAATACTTTACCAACATCGTCAATATTAACATATATGATCAGTGTAGAAAAGCGGGCTGCAGAAGCACATGTTGAAAAGAGGATGAAAGAAGCTAAGGAAACTGCAAGCCGGCTTAAAGAAAAGGCAGGTGAAGCATTGGCCATGCTGTCCAGTGATTCAGAGGCTGTCAAGAGCTTCACAGGATGCAAAAATAATGAAGTTGTTCGTCTTACTGAATTGCTCAACTCCAAAACAAGTGCAACAGATACTACTATACCAATAGAGATTACGATTGGCTGTCGTATTAGCGCAGCAGTCATCTTGAAGCATTTGAGCAACTACGACAAGAAACCAACCTTACGGATG GTACTCACGGAATTGCTTCCTATGCAAGCAGAATTGAGTAGTACAACCATGCCCAGCTGTTGGGAGCGTGCCATCCCTTGCATTAAAGCAAGCAGAAACAAGATAGGAAACCCAGGTAACACTGTGAAAGACAAGCCTTCCAATTCTCAGAGCCACCACATCCAGCAATATGAGGAGAGGAGGCTGCAGGCAGAGCTGCTATCATTCGTCGCAACAATTCGTGCAAACAACAATCTTGATTTTGCAACAATATTAATGTCACTGACGCCGCCGGCTACCAAGGAGGACTTTGTGGTGAGGCTCAAGAACATGGTGGAGGACAGCATGTATGCCACCCCTGCGTGCTTGGCAATACAGAAGCTTACCTGCAAGATGGTTATAGAATTCATCCAGCAGCATGATGAAAACGTCGAAGTGATCGGCAGGCATGATATCGTTGGCGCATTATTGGAGGCTTCAGAGATGATGGTCGTGCTTGAAAGCAGCATGCTTTTTGCTGGTGTTGATCGTGACTGCCACGGGGTTCCTCTGAAACCTCTCTCTTCTGTCCTCGCTAAGAACGCAGAAGATCTTTTGGCACAGAAGAAACAGGCTCTGGGCGTCAACATTGCGCCTGCCACTGCCAGTGCACCATGA